The sequence below is a genomic window from Setaria italica strain Yugu1 chromosome IV, Setaria_italica_v2.0, whole genome shotgun sequence.
TGATAgcttttgttttatttgacaACTGTAAACTGTAGTAGATGGTAGAGTACAGATTTACGGTTATGATTCATTGATCATCTTTAATTGTCAAAGAATGCATATTCTGTTCACAAGAGGCACAGGGGTTATATTTCATAACCTGTGGATGGCGTATGGCCGTTAAAAGATATTTGTTCCATATTAATTGGCAGTTGTCTTGCAGTATGAGTGATGGATTCTATATCTCTTTATTTTATGAAGGTTGGTGTACCAAAAGAGCGTATAAAGAGGATGGGTGCGGAAGATAACTTTTGGACTAGTGGCGCAACTGGACCCTGCGGACCATGCTCTGAAATGTATTACGATTTCTATCCTGAGAGAGGATCATCAGATGCGGTGTGTAAAGATGCCTGTGGAATTAACAGTTTAAAAAATTTACATGTTTTTTTATTGTATGTAAGAGATTCTCAATAACTGAAATTAGTGATATCCATATAGTTGTGTGCAGGATTTGGGCGATGATAGTCGATTCATTGAATTCTATAATCTCGTCTTTATGCAATACACCAAAAAGGATGATGGATCGCTAGAACCATTGAAACAAAAGAACATCGACACAGGAATGGGCCTTGAGCGTATGGCACGTATTCTTCAAAAGGTATTGCCTATCGTTTTTTTTCTCAGAAAATGATCTgccatactttttttttcttaagttATGATCTAACTCAAAATTGTTATTGTCTATCATAGGTTCCAAACAACTATGAGACAGACTTGATTTTCCCAATTATAGAAAAGGCAGCTAGCTTGGCGTTGGTGTCCTATGCTAAAGCTGATGATGCTGTGAAGACAAATCTTAAAGTGTGTTATTCAGGATGTAGTACTTGCTTTATGACAAATATTGGGATACCTATaacctttgattttttttctatttttccagATAATTGGCGATCACATGAGAGCGGTTGTTTATCTCATATCAGATGGGGTTCTTCCCTCGAATATTGGGAGAGGGTATGTTGTTCGAAGGCTAATAAGAAGAGTAGTTCGGACGGGTAGATTGATAGGTATAAGAGGTGATGGTCATGGAAATCCTGAAGGTGCATTTTTACCTGCACTAGCTGAGGTAGTGATCAGCCTTAGCACTCAGATAGATCCAGATGTCGAATCACGAAGGAAATCTATTATTGGAGAACTTCAAAGGGAAGAGCTACGATTTGTCCAGACCTTGGGAAGGGGTGAAAAGTTATTAGATGAACTTCTAGATGAGGCCTTACTAAGTGCTGGTAATAATGGAAATAAACCTTCTCTATCTGGAAAAGATGTTTTCCTTTTGTACGACACATATGGTTTTCCAGTAGAGATTACAGCTGAAATAGCTGGTGAACGAGGTGTCACTGTTGATATGAAGGGATTTGATATTGAAATGGAAAACCAAAGGAAACAATCTCAGGCTGCTCATAATGTGGTCAAACTTTCTGTAGGAAATGAGACTGAGATAGTCAAGAGCATCCCTGATACTGAATTTCTGGGATATGACTCTCTCTCTGCCACTGCTGTTGTTAGAGGTCTCCTAGTTAATGGAAACCCAGTTAATGAAGTTTCTGAAGGTTCTGAAGTAGAAATATTATTAGATCGGACACCATTCTATGCTGAATCAGGTGGTCAAGTTGGCGATAATGGTTTCTTATATGTGAATGGAGGTGCGGATAGAAAACAAACAGCAGTCATAGAAATCAATGACGTCCAAAAATCTATAGGAAATATATTTGTGCACAAAGGCACGATTAAGCAGGGATCTATAGAGGTTGGCAAGGAAATTGATGCTTCTGTTGATGCAAAGTTGAGGCAGGGGGCTAAGGTATGAAATTGTGGCATTGTATTGCTTCTTTTGGTTACCTCTTTTATTTTGTTGCTCATTTTTATTTGAAATTGCAGTAACTAGAGTTCTGATTTAATTACATGGTCTTTAGGTGGTCTTTAAACAAGAAACAAAGGAATATTATTCATGCCTTATGATAGCATCGCGTGTAACATTTCGGATCATATATGCAAATTTGTTAGTACTATAGATTATAACTTTTGTTTCGTGACTGTCATTGATTAGCTTAGCTACTATAGTTataaccattttttttttgttaaaattcAGACATGAACTCTGTTCAATGaatatctttactgaaacaaatATTATCATGTCATTAGTCATTACATTTTTATATAACCTCGTTCTGTTTCTGGTACTGTGTAGGCCCATCATACTGCAACACATCTACTGCAATCTGCTCTTAAAAGTGTGGTTGGTTCAGAAACTTCACAGGCTGGTTCCCTTGTGGCGTTTGACCGTCTCCGATTTGACTTCAATTTCCATCGCCCCCTTTCTGAAGAGGAATTGGTGAAAATTGAATCACTCGTAAACCAATGGATTGGCAATGCAACGCATCTGGAGACAAAAGTCATGGCTTTGCAAGACGCAAAAAATGCTGGTGCCATTGCGATGTTCGGAGAAAAATATGGTGAAGAGGTTGGTATATCTTAAAACAAGATTAATGCTGAAGAGATTAAG
It includes:
- the LOC101761747 gene encoding alanine--tRNA ligase, chloroplastic/mitochondrial is translated as MEVAALSPTSRPLPLLSTAPAHRLRLLPPRFVSGRRLRPSPRHQGFGCVRDGWGQRHSARENGFFLTNNSSASVEPATQEVGTAIPGEWSGDAIRRRFLEFYAARGHKILPSSSLVPDDPTVLLTIAGMLQFKPIFLGKEPRRVPCATTSQKCIRTNDIENVGRTARHQTFFEMLGNFSFGDYFKKEATAWAWELATKEYGLPAERLWISVFEDDNEAFNIWHNEVGVPKERIKRMGAEDNFWTSGATGPCGPCSEMYYDFYPERGSSDADLGDDSRFIEFYNLVFMQYTKKDDGSLEPLKQKNIDTGMGLERMARILQKVPNNYETDLIFPIIEKAASLALVSYAKADDAVKTNLKIIGDHMRAVVYLISDGVLPSNIGRGYVVRRLIRRVVRTGRLIGIRGDGHGNPEGAFLPALAEVVISLSTQIDPDVESRRKSIIGELQREELRFVQTLGRGEKLLDELLDEALLSAGNNGNKPSLSGKDVFLLYDTYGFPVEITAEIAGERGVTVDMKGFDIEMENQRKQSQAAHNVVKLSVGNETEIVKSIPDTEFLGYDSLSATAVVRGLLVNGNPVNEVSEGSEVEILLDRTPFYAESGGQVGDNGFLYVNGGADRKQTAVIEINDVQKSIGNIFVHKGTIKQGSIEVGKEIDASVDAKLRQGAKAHHTATHLLQSALKSVVGSETSQAGSLVAFDRLRFDFNFHRPLSEEELVKIESLVNQWIGNATHLETKVMALQDAKNAGAIAMFGEKYGEEVRVVEVPGVSLELCGGTHVSNTAEIRGFKIISEQGIASGIRRIEAVAGDAFVDYVCARDNYMRRLCSSLKVKAEDVNGRVETILEELRATRNEVSTLRSKIAVLKAASLASKATTVEPHNVRVVVENMGDVDADALKSAAEYLIGTLQDPAAVILGSSPGDGKVSLVAAFSPAVVKMGLQAGKFVGGIAKLCGGGGGGKPNFAQAGGRKPENLLDALEKARDEIVAAVSSSSS